In one window of Agromyces badenianii DNA:
- a CDS encoding DUF3048 domain-containing protein, producing MAAQVRPAPYRRGARFAVLAVAALLLAGCQSAPVPAPDTEVPVRPAAGSAPSSVSFAPLRGTAADASELAHPSLAVKIDNHEEARPHLALNRTDLVFEELVEGGITRYVAVWHSDVPDEVGPVRSIRPMDPDIASPFGGIIAYSGGQEQFVEMMMATPLLNLVFDYDDTGLFSRADDRPGPHDVVLRAGEAVSRNAALAPPPMQFSYGTADPLVAPALAAAPTSRIDLVFSDARFPAWEWDGAASTWLRSQEGSPDLEASGERVGATNIVTLRVGIDWSYGEVPKTVMIGSGEAWVSAAGRTAHGTWAKDAAGSPITLTADDGSPLRLAPGNTWVELVPGEGSATFTP from the coding sequence ATGGCAGCGCAGGTCCGGCCTGCCCCGTATCGACGGGGAGCGCGGTTCGCCGTGCTCGCCGTCGCGGCCTTGCTGCTCGCCGGATGCCAATCGGCGCCGGTGCCCGCCCCCGACACTGAGGTGCCGGTGCGCCCGGCCGCCGGCTCGGCGCCCTCGTCGGTGTCGTTCGCGCCGCTTCGCGGAACCGCGGCGGATGCCTCGGAGCTCGCGCATCCCTCGCTCGCGGTGAAGATCGACAACCACGAAGAGGCGCGGCCGCACCTCGCGCTGAACCGCACCGACCTCGTCTTCGAAGAGCTCGTCGAGGGCGGCATCACGCGGTACGTCGCCGTCTGGCATTCCGACGTTCCCGACGAGGTCGGCCCGGTGCGATCGATCCGGCCCATGGACCCCGACATCGCCTCGCCCTTCGGCGGCATCATCGCCTACTCGGGCGGCCAGGAGCAGTTCGTCGAGATGATGATGGCGACACCGCTGCTGAACCTCGTGTTCGACTACGACGACACAGGACTCTTCTCGCGTGCCGACGACCGCCCGGGCCCGCACGATGTCGTCCTCCGTGCCGGCGAAGCGGTCTCGCGCAATGCCGCGCTCGCGCCGCCGCCGATGCAGTTCTCGTACGGCACCGCCGACCCGCTCGTCGCCCCCGCGCTCGCGGCCGCCCCGACGTCGCGCATCGATCTCGTCTTCTCCGATGCGCGATTCCCCGCTTGGGAATGGGACGGCGCGGCATCCACCTGGCTGCGCTCGCAAGAGGGCTCGCCAGACCTCGAGGCCTCGGGTGAGCGGGTCGGCGCCACGAACATCGTGACGCTGCGGGTCGGCATCGACTGGAGCTACGGCGAGGTGCCGAAGACCGTCATGATCGGCTCGGGCGAGGCATGGGTCTCGGCGGCCGGTCGCACCGCCCACGGCACCTGGGCGAAGGATGCCGCGGGCTCGCCGATCACCCTCACCGCCGACGACGGCTCGCCGCTTCGATTGGCCCCCGGCAACACGTGGGTCGAGCTCGTGCCGGGCGAGGGGTCGGCGACGTTCACGCCCTGA
- a CDS encoding DMT family transporter, translating to MTQDSPQTVPLAHAADPVDQHAHVERSRIPIWLALVIALLLGAATALQSRVNGELASALDDPFTAAAISFGSGLVILLVVLAFWSPGRTGLARVAGALRGGRLAWWMVLGGLAGAWFVTTQGLSAGVIGVALFTIAIVAGQTVGGIVFDLLGLGPGGRRPLSATRVIGAVLALAAIGWAVSAQITRDVPVLLMVLPFIAGIGAAWQQAVNGRVKMVAGSALTATVVNFAVGTTALVVAMIVHAASAGWPTALPGEPWLYAGGALGCIFIAGQAMLVRVLGVLLLALCGVAGQLVAALALDLLLPTADARVDIATIGGTVLALIAVAVASIRWGRRKHAVAPAGAAQQGDGAA from the coding sequence TTGACTCAAGATTCACCCCAGACGGTTCCCCTGGCGCACGCCGCCGACCCTGTTGACCAGCACGCACACGTCGAGCGCTCACGGATTCCGATCTGGCTCGCGCTCGTCATCGCGCTGCTGCTCGGAGCTGCCACGGCGCTGCAGTCCCGGGTGAACGGCGAGCTCGCCTCGGCACTCGACGATCCGTTCACCGCGGCCGCGATCTCGTTCGGCAGCGGGCTCGTCATCCTGCTCGTGGTGCTCGCCTTCTGGAGCCCGGGTCGCACGGGCCTCGCGCGAGTGGCCGGCGCGCTTCGCGGCGGGCGACTCGCCTGGTGGATGGTGCTCGGCGGGCTCGCCGGCGCCTGGTTCGTGACCACGCAGGGCTTGTCGGCCGGGGTCATCGGGGTCGCCCTGTTCACGATCGCCATCGTCGCCGGACAGACGGTGGGCGGCATCGTGTTCGACCTCCTGGGCCTCGGGCCGGGAGGCCGGCGCCCGCTCTCGGCGACTCGGGTGATCGGCGCGGTGCTCGCGCTCGCCGCGATCGGCTGGGCGGTCTCCGCCCAGATCACTCGAGACGTGCCGGTGCTGCTCATGGTGCTGCCCTTCATCGCGGGCATCGGCGCCGCATGGCAGCAGGCCGTCAACGGGCGAGTGAAGATGGTCGCCGGCAGCGCGCTCACCGCGACCGTCGTCAACTTCGCGGTCGGAACGACGGCGCTCGTCGTGGCGATGATCGTGCACGCGGCATCCGCAGGCTGGCCGACGGCGCTGCCGGGCGAGCCGTGGCTCTACGCCGGCGGGGCGCTCGGCTGCATCTTCATCGCCGGGCAGGCGATGCTCGTGCGGGTGCTCGGGGTGCTGCTGCTCGCGCTCTGCGGGGTCGCCGGGCAACTCGTCGCGGCGCTCGCGCTCGACCTGCTCCTGCCGACGGCCGATGCCCGCGTCGACATCGCGACGATCGGCGGAACGGTGCTCGCCCTGATCGCCGTCGCCGTCGCCTCGATCCGCTGGGGTCGTCGCAAGCACGCCGTTGCACCGGCGGGCGCCGCGCAACAGGGCGACGGCGCCGCCTGA
- a CDS encoding nitroreductase family protein: protein MLARRSAPKVTDAAPDDDVVVSLLEAAGRVADHAALRPWRVIAIRGDARARLGAALAAAAGLDGEHAARLSRKPLRAPLLLAIVAVTTTHHKVAAWEQEAVAAGVAHQLSLLLDEAGWGVMWRTGPHTRHPLVAEMHGLAPGERLLGWLYVGGLPAGTRPERGLDSGAAARFSSLD from the coding sequence ATGCTCGCCAGGCGGTCGGCGCCCAAGGTCACGGATGCCGCGCCTGACGACGACGTCGTCGTGTCACTGCTCGAAGCGGCGGGCCGGGTCGCCGACCACGCGGCCCTCCGCCCGTGGCGCGTCATCGCGATCCGCGGCGACGCACGGGCACGCCTGGGCGCGGCACTCGCCGCCGCGGCCGGACTCGACGGCGAGCACGCCGCCCGGCTCTCGCGAAAGCCCCTGCGCGCCCCGCTGCTGCTCGCGATCGTCGCCGTCACGACGACTCATCACAAGGTCGCCGCGTGGGAGCAGGAGGCCGTAGCCGCGGGGGTCGCCCACCAGCTCAGCCTGCTGCTTGACGAGGCGGGGTGGGGCGTGATGTGGCGCACCGGGCCGCACACGCGGCATCCGCTCGTCGCCGAGATGCACGGCCTCGCTCCAGGTGAGAGGCTGCTCGGCTGGCTGTACGTCGGCGGCCTCCCGGCCGGAACACGCCCCGAGCGCGGTCTCGACTCGGGCGCCGCCGCTCGGTTCAGCTCACTCGACTGA
- a CDS encoding DUF4032 domain-containing protein codes for MSGSLSITSAMADPALLDLPWDLPLEAWPSDTIAALPKGISRHLVRFAHLGAHIVAIKETTSEMAKGEYEMLRTLQRLDIPCVDPVAVITNRTDAEGEPLKPVLVTRHLRFSLPYRALFSQTLRPDTATRLVDALAVLLVRLHIVGFFWGDVSLSNTLFRRDAGAFAAYLVDAETGKLYEGGLSNGQRENDLEIARVNIAGELLDLEAGGKVADELDPVNISNGIVEAYRSLWIELTGSESFSSAERWRINERVNRLNQLGFDIEELAIKTDETGTTVRIQPKVVDAGHHQRRLLRLTGLDAGENQARRLLNDLDSYRAAYGKTELDEEMVAHEWLMRVFEPVVRAIPLELRGKLEPAEVFHQLLDHRWYLAQQAGHDIPLAEAVNSYVNTVLRHRRDEATVIGPSTDAFTMPIETIPSTDTAAFAALDPDDDGDWRANV; via the coding sequence ATGAGCGGATCACTCTCCATCACTTCGGCCATGGCCGACCCCGCACTGCTCGACCTTCCCTGGGACCTCCCTCTCGAGGCGTGGCCGAGCGACACGATCGCGGCACTGCCGAAGGGCATCTCCCGCCACCTCGTGCGGTTCGCGCACCTCGGCGCCCACATCGTGGCGATCAAGGAGACCACGTCCGAGATGGCCAAGGGCGAGTACGAGATGCTGCGCACCCTGCAGCGTCTCGACATCCCCTGCGTCGACCCGGTCGCGGTCATCACGAACCGCACCGACGCCGAGGGCGAGCCGCTGAAGCCGGTGCTCGTCACCCGGCATCTGCGATTCTCGCTCCCGTACCGCGCGCTCTTCTCGCAGACTCTGCGGCCCGACACGGCGACGCGGCTCGTCGACGCCCTCGCGGTGCTGCTCGTGCGCCTGCACATCGTCGGCTTCTTCTGGGGCGACGTGTCGCTCTCGAACACCCTCTTCCGACGTGACGCCGGAGCGTTCGCGGCGTACCTCGTCGACGCCGAGACCGGCAAGCTCTACGAGGGAGGTCTCTCGAACGGCCAGCGCGAGAACGACCTCGAGATCGCCCGGGTGAACATCGCCGGCGAGCTGCTCGACCTCGAGGCCGGCGGCAAGGTCGCCGACGAACTCGACCCCGTCAACATCTCGAACGGCATCGTCGAGGCCTACCGCAGTCTCTGGATCGAGCTCACCGGCTCCGAGTCCTTCTCGAGCGCCGAGCGGTGGCGCATCAACGAGCGCGTGAACCGACTGAACCAGCTGGGCTTCGACATCGAAGAGCTCGCCATCAAGACGGATGAGACCGGCACGACCGTGCGCATCCAGCCGAAGGTCGTGGACGCCGGCCATCACCAGCGGCGCCTGCTTCGGCTGACCGGGCTCGATGCGGGTGAGAACCAGGCTCGCCGTCTGCTCAACGACCTCGACTCCTATCGGGCCGCCTACGGCAAGACCGAGCTCGACGAGGAGATGGTCGCCCACGAGTGGCTCATGCGCGTCTTCGAACCGGTCGTGCGGGCGATCCCGCTCGAGTTGCGCGGCAAGCTCGAACCCGCCGAGGTCTTCCACCAGTTGCTCGATCACCGCTGGTACCTCGCCCAACAGGCCGGACACGACATCCCGCTCGCCGAGGCGGTGAACTCCTACGTCAACACCGTGCTCCGGCACCGACGCGATGAGGCGACGGTGATCGGTCCGTCGACCGACGCCTTCACGATGCCGATCGAGACGATCCCGTCGACCGACACCGCCGCGTTCGCCGCGCTCGACCCCGACGACGACGGCGACTGGCGCGCGAACGTCTGA
- a CDS encoding cold-shock protein translates to MANGTVKWFNAEKGYGFITVDEGGQDVFVHYSAIDMSGYKVLEEGQQVVFEVGTGSKGPQAEAVRPA, encoded by the coding sequence ATGGCGAACGGAACCGTCAAGTGGTTCAACGCTGAAAAGGGCTACGGATTCATCACCGTCGACGAGGGGGGCCAAGACGTCTTCGTCCACTACTCCGCGATCGACATGTCGGGGTACAAGGTGCTCGAGGAGGGCCAGCAGGTCGTGTTCGAGGTCGGCACCGGCTCGAAGGGTCCGCAGGCCGAGGCGGTGCGTCCGGCCTGA
- a CDS encoding DsbA family protein: MLREEQKKRERRNKVLIQGGVIVAVLAVAALILSVILNNAKPDGPGPANMASDGILLTGVDGVITATETPALAAGEAPTPSTPDDSGTVANIVTYIDYLCPFCGQFETTNSESIRTMVESGAATLEVHPIALLTNKSAGTQYSLRAANAAACVADASPESFFDFNELLFENQPEETSAGLDNTQIKALAKEAGVSSLSTIEKCIDDTQFKKWVQDATTRALTEPVPNSDLESIKGTPTVLVNGKQYEGSLKDPAEFQSFVLQATGETFSESTSTPAP, encoded by the coding sequence GTGCTCCGAGAGGAGCAGAAGAAGCGTGAGCGACGCAACAAGGTGCTCATCCAGGGCGGCGTCATCGTCGCAGTGCTCGCGGTCGCGGCGCTCATCCTCAGCGTGATCCTCAACAACGCCAAGCCCGACGGTCCGGGCCCGGCCAACATGGCGAGCGACGGCATCCTGCTCACGGGAGTCGACGGGGTCATCACCGCGACCGAGACCCCTGCGCTCGCCGCGGGAGAGGCGCCGACGCCGTCGACGCCCGACGACAGCGGCACCGTCGCCAACATCGTCACCTACATCGACTACCTCTGCCCCTTCTGCGGCCAGTTCGAGACGACGAACTCCGAATCGATCAGGACGATGGTCGAGTCGGGGGCCGCGACGCTCGAAGTGCACCCGATCGCCCTGCTGACGAACAAGTCGGCCGGCACCCAGTACTCGCTGCGCGCCGCCAACGCCGCGGCGTGCGTCGCTGACGCCTCGCCCGAGTCGTTCTTCGACTTCAACGAGCTGCTCTTCGAGAACCAGCCCGAGGAGACCTCCGCCGGACTCGACAACACCCAGATCAAGGCGCTCGCGAAGGAGGCGGGCGTGAGCTCGCTCTCGACGATCGAGAAGTGCATCGACGACACCCAGTTCAAGAAATGGGTGCAGGATGCCACGACGCGCGCCCTGACCGAGCCGGTGCCGAACTCCGACCTCGAGTCGATCAAGGGCACCCCGACGGTGCTCGTCAACGGCAAGCAGTACGAGGGCTCGCTGAAAGACCCGGCCGAGTTCCAGTCGTTCGTGCTGCAGGCGACCGGCGAGACGTTCTCGGAGTCGACCTCGACACCCGCGCCCTGA
- the groL gene encoding chaperonin GroEL (60 kDa chaperone family; promotes refolding of misfolded polypeptides especially under stressful conditions; forms two stacked rings of heptamers to form a barrel-shaped 14mer; ends can be capped by GroES; misfolded proteins enter the barrel where they are refolded when GroES binds) encodes MAKIIAFNEEARRGLERGLNTLADAVKVTLGPRGRNVVLEKKWGAPTITNDGVSIAKEIELDDPYEKIGAELVKEVAKKTDDVAGDGTTTSVVLAQALVREGLRNVAAGADPISLKRGIEKAVAAVEAELLANAKDVETKEEIAATASISAADEQIGALIAEAIDKVGKEGVVTVEESNTFGTELELTEGMRFDKGYLSAYFVTDPERQEAVFEDPYILIVNSKVSNIKDLLPIVDKVIQTGKQLLIIAEDVDGEALATLIVNKIRGIFKSVAVKAPGFGDRRKAQLQDIATLTGGQVISEEVGLKLENVTLDLLGTARKVIITKDETTIVEGGGDEEAIAGRVSQIRKEIENTDSDYDREKLQERLAKLAGGVAVIKAGAATEVELKERKHRIEDAVRNAKAAVEEGIVAGGGVALIQAGKTAFEKLELVGDEATGANIVRVAIDAPLKQIALNAGLEPGVVVDKVRNLPVGQGLNAATGEYVDMLAAGINDPVKVTRSALLNAASIAGLFLTTEAVVADKPEKNAAPVGDPTGGMDF; translated from the coding sequence ATGGCAAAGATCATTGCTTTCAACGAGGAGGCCCGTCGCGGCCTCGAGCGTGGCCTCAACACGCTCGCCGACGCGGTGAAGGTGACCCTCGGCCCGCGCGGTCGCAACGTCGTGCTCGAGAAGAAGTGGGGCGCCCCCACGATCACGAACGACGGTGTGTCGATCGCCAAGGAGATCGAGCTCGACGACCCGTACGAGAAGATCGGTGCCGAGCTCGTCAAGGAGGTCGCCAAGAAGACCGACGACGTCGCCGGTGACGGCACCACGACCTCGGTCGTGCTCGCCCAGGCGCTCGTGCGCGAGGGCCTCCGCAACGTCGCCGCAGGCGCCGACCCCATCTCGCTGAAGCGCGGCATCGAGAAGGCCGTCGCGGCCGTCGAGGCCGAGCTCCTCGCCAACGCGAAGGACGTCGAGACCAAGGAAGAGATCGCCGCCACGGCTTCGATCTCGGCCGCCGACGAGCAGATCGGCGCGCTCATCGCCGAAGCGATCGACAAGGTCGGCAAGGAGGGCGTCGTCACCGTCGAGGAGTCGAACACCTTCGGCACCGAGCTCGAGCTGACCGAGGGCATGCGCTTCGACAAGGGCTACCTGTCGGCGTACTTCGTCACCGACCCCGAGCGCCAGGAAGCGGTCTTCGAAGACCCGTACATCCTGATCGTCAACAGCAAGGTCTCGAACATCAAGGACCTGCTCCCCATCGTCGACAAGGTCATCCAGACCGGCAAGCAGCTCCTCATCATCGCTGAGGACGTCGACGGCGAGGCGCTCGCGACCCTGATCGTCAACAAGATCCGCGGCATCTTCAAGTCGGTCGCCGTCAAGGCCCCGGGCTTCGGCGACCGCCGCAAGGCGCAGCTGCAGGACATCGCCACCCTCACCGGCGGCCAGGTCATCTCCGAGGAGGTCGGTCTCAAGCTCGAGAACGTCACCCTCGACCTGCTCGGCACGGCTCGCAAGGTCATCATCACCAAGGACGAGACGACCATCGTCGAGGGTGGCGGCGACGAGGAGGCCATCGCCGGCCGTGTCTCGCAGATCCGCAAGGAGATCGAGAACACCGACTCCGACTACGACCGCGAGAAGCTCCAGGAGCGCCTCGCCAAGCTCGCCGGCGGCGTCGCCGTCATCAAGGCGGGTGCGGCGACCGAGGTCGAGCTCAAGGAGCGCAAGCACCGCATCGAAGACGCCGTTCGCAACGCGAAGGCCGCCGTCGAAGAGGGCATCGTCGCCGGTGGTGGCGTCGCTCTCATCCAGGCCGGCAAGACCGCCTTCGAGAAGCTCGAGCTGGTCGGCGACGAGGCGACGGGTGCGAACATCGTTCGCGTCGCCATCGACGCTCCGCTCAAGCAGATCGCCCTCAACGCCGGCCTCGAGCCGGGCGTCGTGGTCGACAAGGTGCGCAACCTCCCCGTCGGCCAGGGCCTGAACGCCGCGACCGGCGAGTACGTCGACATGCTCGCCGCCGGCATCAACGACCCGGTGAAGGTCACCCGCTCGGCGCTGCTGAACGCGGCGTCGATCGCCGGCCTGTTCCTCACCACCGAGGCCGTCGTGGCCGACAAGCCCGAGAAGAACGCGGCACCGGTCGGCGACCCGACGGGCGGCATGGACTTCTAA
- a CDS encoding LytR C-terminal domain-containing protein, whose translation MAQKFPRDRFDSIPHGIDRVGAHRAPARRGAGWIVVAWGALATVVLVAAGIGGVMLFNDRLNFGNPPVASPSAEPVVTAEPVIAPDVPVLVLNGTSTAGLAAKAAETLVANGVPVGSTANASENTLTETVVYYVAPELEGAARGVAQFLPEADVRVSEQFAATGNQLVVVLGSDYADATAAG comes from the coding sequence ATGGCACAGAAGTTCCCCCGCGACCGTTTCGACTCGATCCCGCACGGCATCGACCGGGTCGGTGCCCATCGGGCGCCGGCACGCCGCGGCGCCGGCTGGATCGTGGTCGCCTGGGGAGCGCTCGCGACCGTCGTGCTGGTCGCCGCCGGCATCGGCGGCGTCATGCTGTTCAACGATCGGCTGAACTTCGGCAACCCCCCGGTGGCGAGCCCGAGCGCCGAGCCGGTCGTCACGGCCGAGCCGGTGATCGCGCCCGACGTTCCGGTGCTCGTGCTGAACGGCACGTCGACGGCCGGGCTCGCGGCCAAGGCCGCCGAGACGCTCGTGGCCAACGGCGTGCCCGTCGGTTCGACGGCGAACGCGAGCGAGAACACGCTGACCGAGACGGTCGTCTACTACGTCGCGCCCGAGCTCGAGGGGGCGGCTCGCGGCGTCGCGCAGTTCCTGCCGGAGGCGGATGTGCGGGTGTCCGAGCAGTTCGCGGCCACGGGCAACCAGCTCGTCGTCGTGCTCGGCTCCGACTACGCCGACGCGACCGCCGCCGGCTGA
- a CDS encoding DUF3263 domain-containing protein, with the protein MSAERLPHRLAESALDEREVRVLAFESRAWQHPGAKAEAIRDEFGISAARYYRILGELIDSPAALRHDPMLVKRLQRLRAARAAARTRRSLSIGRPLD; encoded by the coding sequence ATGAGCGCCGAGCGACTGCCGCACCGCCTGGCGGAGTCGGCGCTCGACGAGCGCGAGGTGCGAGTGCTCGCGTTCGAATCACGCGCGTGGCAGCATCCGGGTGCGAAGGCCGAGGCGATTCGCGACGAGTTCGGCATCTCCGCAGCCCGGTACTATCGGATACTCGGCGAGCTCATCGATTCGCCCGCGGCGCTCCGCCACGACCCCATGCTCGTCAAGCGACTGCAGCGGTTGCGTGCGGCCCGCGCGGCGGCGCGAACCCGGCGTTCGCTCTCGATCGGCCGACCGCTCGACTGA
- the msrB gene encoding peptide-methionine (R)-S-oxide reductase MsrB gives MAYNVDKTDEEWRAELGGEQYSVLREAATERPWTGELLDEDRAGVYTCAACGSELFQSGTKFDSGCGWPSFYESVRPEAVELIEDSSLGMVRTEVRCANCGSHLGHVFPDGFGTPTGDRYCMNSIALDFTAES, from the coding sequence ATGGCGTACAACGTGGACAAGACCGACGAGGAGTGGCGCGCCGAACTCGGCGGCGAGCAGTACTCCGTGCTCCGCGAGGCGGCGACTGAACGGCCGTGGACGGGCGAGCTGCTCGATGAAGACCGGGCCGGCGTCTACACCTGTGCCGCCTGCGGCTCGGAGCTCTTCCAGAGCGGCACGAAGTTCGACTCGGGCTGCGGCTGGCCGAGTTTCTACGAGTCGGTGCGGCCCGAGGCCGTCGAGCTCATCGAGGACTCCTCGCTCGGCATGGTGCGCACCGAAGTGCGCTGCGCGAACTGCGGATCGCACCTCGGGCACGTCTTCCCCGACGGCTTCGGCACGCCGACCGGTGACCGCTACTGCATGAACTCCATCGCCCTCGATTTCACCGCCGAGTCCTGA
- the rlmB gene encoding 23S rRNA (guanosine(2251)-2'-O)-methyltransferase RlmB, whose amino-acid sequence MKGSSGKSRAGAVRKGKSNQVGSGGQGRQALEGKGPTPKAEDRAWHPAGKRKAAEERYRASGGKRVAGQGSGQRAGAPRGASGAARRAKSGDESEIVTGRNSVVEALRARIPATTLYVAARVEMDDRVREAIKIATNREIPILEVMRPELDRLAGEGGVHQGLALKVPPYEYAHPIELLDEVLARDETPLFVALDGITDPRNLGAILRSTGAFGGQGVIVPQRRSVGVNSAAWKTSAGAAARVPVAMAPNLTQTLKALKERGVFVLGLDGDGDVSLPGLTWADRPIVVVVGSEGKGLSRLVAETCDAIVSIPITAATESLNAGIAASVTLYEISKLRAE is encoded by the coding sequence ATGAAGGGCAGCAGCGGAAAGTCGCGGGCCGGAGCCGTGCGCAAGGGCAAGAGCAATCAGGTCGGTTCCGGCGGGCAGGGCCGGCAGGCGCTCGAGGGCAAGGGGCCGACGCCGAAGGCGGAAGACCGTGCGTGGCACCCCGCCGGCAAGCGCAAGGCCGCCGAGGAGCGATACCGCGCCTCAGGCGGCAAGAGGGTCGCCGGTCAGGGCTCGGGTCAGCGTGCCGGCGCACCGCGTGGCGCATCGGGCGCGGCGCGCCGCGCGAAGTCCGGCGACGAGTCCGAGATCGTGACGGGCCGCAATTCGGTCGTCGAGGCACTGCGGGCGCGCATCCCCGCGACCACCCTGTACGTCGCAGCCCGCGTCGAGATGGACGACCGGGTGCGCGAGGCGATCAAGATCGCCACCAATCGTGAAATCCCGATTCTCGAGGTCATGCGGCCCGAGCTCGACCGCCTCGCCGGCGAGGGCGGCGTGCACCAGGGCCTCGCCCTCAAGGTGCCGCCCTACGAGTACGCGCACCCGATCGAACTGCTCGACGAGGTGCTCGCCCGTGATGAGACGCCGCTCTTCGTCGCGCTCGACGGCATCACCGACCCGCGCAACCTCGGCGCGATCCTGCGTTCGACCGGCGCGTTCGGCGGGCAGGGCGTGATCGTGCCGCAGCGCCGCTCGGTGGGCGTGAACTCGGCCGCATGGAAGACCTCGGCCGGCGCCGCCGCCCGTGTGCCCGTGGCGATGGCACCGAACCTCACCCAGACGCTCAAGGCGCTGAAGGAGCGCGGGGTCTTCGTGCTCGGCCTCGACGGCGACGGCGACGTCTCGCTGCCCGGTCTCACCTGGGCCGACCGTCCGATCGTGGTCGTCGTCGGCAGCGAGGGCAAGGGGCTCTCGCGGCTCGTCGCCGAGACGTGCGACGCGATCGTCTCGATTCCGATCACCGCGGCGACCGAATCCCTGAACGCCGGCATCGCCGCATCGGTCACGCTCTACGAGATCTCCAAGCTCCGCGCCGAGTAG
- a CDS encoding ABC transporter ATP-binding protein: MASVTFDKATRLYPGGTRPAVDKLDLEVADGEFLVLVGPSGCGKSTSLRMLAGLEEVNEGNIFIGDRNVTDVPPKDRDIAMVFQNYALYPHMTVAENMGFALKIAGVGKEERAARVLEAAKLLDLEPYLARKPKALSGGQRQRVAMGRAIVRQPRVFLMDEPLSNLDAKLRVQTRTQIASLQRRLGVTTVYVTHDQTEALTMGDRIAVLKDGLLQQVGTPRDLYEKPNNVFVAGFIGSPAMNLFHADLVEGGIMFGTANVPVEREALADTSSKVATIGVRPEDIVVSPHEGEGLAVDVDLVEELGADGYLYGHSTVEGKRTDIVARVDGRVHPNAGERVYLTATPGHVHIFDAETGLRLSNKPVVA; encoded by the coding sequence ATGGCGTCAGTCACGTTCGACAAGGCCACCCGCCTCTACCCCGGGGGCACCCGACCGGCCGTCGACAAGCTCGACCTCGAGGTCGCAGACGGTGAGTTCCTCGTGCTCGTCGGCCCCTCGGGCTGCGGCAAGTCGACCTCGCTCCGCATGCTCGCGGGCCTCGAAGAGGTCAATGAGGGCAACATCTTCATCGGCGACCGCAACGTCACCGACGTGCCGCCGAAAGACCGTGACATCGCCATGGTCTTCCAGAACTACGCGCTCTACCCGCACATGACCGTCGCCGAGAACATGGGCTTCGCGCTCAAGATCGCGGGCGTCGGCAAAGAGGAGCGCGCCGCGCGAGTGCTCGAGGCGGCCAAGCTCCTCGACCTCGAGCCCTACCTCGCCCGCAAGCCGAAGGCACTCTCGGGCGGCCAGCGCCAGCGCGTCGCCATGGGGCGCGCGATCGTGCGTCAGCCGCGGGTGTTCCTCATGGACGAGCCGCTCTCGAACCTCGACGCGAAGCTCCGCGTGCAGACCCGCACGCAGATCGCCTCGCTCCAGCGCCGTCTCGGCGTCACCACCGTCTACGTCACGCACGACCAGACCGAGGCCCTCACCATGGGCGACCGCATCGCGGTGCTGAAAGACGGCCTGCTGCAGCAGGTCGGCACCCCGCGCGACCTCTACGAGAAGCCGAACAACGTCTTCGTGGCCGGCTTCATCGGCTCGCCCGCGATGAACCTCTTCCACGCCGACCTCGTCGAGGGCGGAATCATGTTCGGCACTGCCAACGTGCCGGTCGAGCGTGAGGCGCTCGCCGACACGAGCAGCAAGGTCGCCACCATCGGCGTTCGTCCCGAAGACATCGTCGTGTCGCCGCACGAGGGCGAGGGCCTCGCGGTCGACGTCGACCTCGTCGAGGAGCTCGGCGCCGACGGCTACCTCTACGGCCACTCGACGGTCGAGGGCAAGCGCACCGACATCGTCGCGCGGGTCGATGGCCGCGTGCACCCGAATGCGGGCGAGCGGGTGTACCTCACGGCCACGCCGGGCCACGTGCACATCTTCGACGCCGAGACGGGCCTCCGCCTCAGCAATAAGCCGGTCGTCGCCTGA